The Gemmatimonadota bacterium genome has a segment encoding these proteins:
- a CDS encoding NADH-quinone oxidoreductase subunit I: MAIGVKVMRRPEREVSYIRATLKGMALTFKHMFQPRVTMQYPESRSTEEWHIATRWRGTHRMMTDAQGRSKCVACGLCPQICPANCIKLVPGEDEAGNRYPLIYEIDEFRCVFCGYCQEVCPEEAIHVGVHYENAEYSRDRFVYDLERLSAQTHPVSTLWDPADPKGE, encoded by the coding sequence ATGGCTATCGGCGTGAAGGTGATGCGACGCCCGGAACGCGAGGTGTCGTACATCCGGGCGACGCTCAAGGGGATGGCGCTGACGTTCAAGCACATGTTCCAGCCGCGGGTCACGATGCAGTACCCCGAGAGCCGGAGCACCGAGGAGTGGCACATCGCCACCCGGTGGCGGGGCACGCACCGGATGATGACGGATGCGCAGGGTCGCTCGAAGTGCGTCGCTTGCGGGCTGTGCCCGCAGATCTGCCCGGCGAACTGCATCAAGCTGGTGCCCGGCGAGGATGAAGCGGGGAACCGCTATCCGCTGATCTACGAGATCGACGAATTCCGCTGCGTCTTCTGTGGCTACTGCCAGGAAGTCTGCCCGGAAGAGGCGATCCACGTGGGCGTCCACTACGAGAACGCCGAATATTCCCGCGATCGCTTTGTCTATGACCTCGAGCGACTGTCGGCGCAGACCCATCCGGTCTCGACGCTCTGGGATCCTGCCGATCCGAAGGGAGAGTGA
- the nuoH gene encoding NADH-quinone oxidoreductase subunit NuoH translates to MKGFLILAVIKVIVVFTVLLVGVALLTLMERKLAGWMQNRPGPNRVGPFGILQPAADGIKNFIKEETRPSAANGTIFVLAPAMSFIPAVMLIAVVPLAAPMRVDFDWTLPLIGQAVFHGMMAMSVADLPMGFLFILALSSLGVYGVALAGWSSNSKYSLLGGLRASAQMISYEVAMGLSLIPVLLLTGNVSFNEIVARQQAGLWFIGPLFISFFVFLISGFAETNRLPFDLPEAESELVAGYHSEYSAMKFSLFMIGEYSHIVTIAAMVATLFFGGWDIPFTKWDEQGGALQAVATFLAFFVKMFFWIFFVMWIRWTLPRFRYDQLMTLGWKVLLPLALAYIMVTAGAIQGLEAVGVTGVRNVAFALAGMNLVLGWLLFFVLDRGRVMRGVSRRAPLPVARTEGVG, encoded by the coding sequence ATGAAGGGCTTCCTGATCCTCGCGGTCATCAAGGTGATCGTGGTCTTCACCGTCCTGCTCGTGGGCGTTGCGCTGCTCACCCTGATGGAGCGCAAGCTCGCCGGGTGGATGCAGAATCGTCCGGGGCCGAACCGCGTCGGCCCATTCGGCATCCTGCAGCCTGCGGCCGATGGCATCAAGAACTTCATCAAGGAAGAGACCCGGCCGTCGGCAGCCAACGGGACGATCTTCGTCCTCGCACCGGCCATGTCGTTCATTCCCGCCGTGATGCTGATCGCCGTGGTCCCGCTCGCGGCACCGATGCGCGTCGACTTCGACTGGACCCTGCCACTGATCGGGCAAGCGGTCTTTCACGGCATGATGGCGATGTCCGTGGCCGATCTCCCGATGGGCTTCCTCTTCATCCTCGCCCTCTCGTCACTCGGTGTCTACGGCGTGGCCCTCGCGGGGTGGTCCTCCAACAGCAAGTACTCGCTGCTCGGTGGCCTGCGAGCGAGTGCCCAGATGATCTCCTACGAAGTCGCAATGGGTCTCTCGCTTATTCCCGTCCTGCTGCTCACCGGGAATGTCAGCTTCAACGAAATCGTGGCCCGGCAGCAGGCAGGGCTCTGGTTCATCGGGCCCCTCTTCATCTCGTTCTTCGTCTTCCTGATCTCTGGGTTCGCCGAGACCAACCGGCTGCCGTTTGACCTTCCGGAGGCAGAATCGGAGCTGGTGGCCGGCTACCACTCGGAATACAGCGCGATGAAGTTCTCGCTCTTCATGATCGGCGAGTACTCGCATATCGTGACGATCGCGGCGATGGTCGCCACCCTCTTCTTCGGCGGCTGGGACATTCCGTTCACGAAGTGGGATGAGCAGGGCGGAGCGTTGCAGGCCGTCGCCACTTTCCTCGCCTTCTTCGTCAAGATGTTCTTCTGGATCTTCTTCGTGATGTGGATCCGCTGGACCCTGCCGCGGTTCCGCTACGATCAGCTGATGACGCTCGGCTGGAAGGTGCTACTGCCGCTGGCGCTGGCGTACATCATGGTCACGGCCGGCGCCATTCAGGGCCTCGAAGCGGTTGGCGTCACCGGCGTGCGCAATGTCGCTTTCGCGCTGGCCGGAATGAATCTCGTGCTCGGGTGGTTGCTCTTCTTCGTGCTTGATCGCGGCCGCGTGATGCGCGGCGTCAGTCGTCGGGCGCCACTGCCGGTCGCTCGTACCGAAGGGGTGGGGTGA
- a CDS encoding 2Fe-2S iron-sulfur cluster-binding protein, translated as MAAELLTVTIDGVPVQVAKGTAMIEAAKMAGIMVPHYCYHPSLPSPAVCRMCLVQVEKMPKLVPACVTPVADGQVIHVHSPEAIKAREGVLEFLLINHPLDCPICDQAGECELQDFVFQGGRANSRYAEPKRYNPVEDFGPDILYVANRCILCTRCVRFMESVAEEPVLNVSERGDRAFIGIDESQRLDHPWAGNVVDLCPVGSLISKDFLHKARAWDLDGTPSVCTGCTQGCNITVDTRDDVVVRLRPRPNLDVNRHFMCDTGRADYRWMNRGDRVEAPLVRDGDKLRATDWDNALQRLAVLVGASDGPVVLLSGGRSSCEALGWVAKFAGHRPLTAAMQVPLGETAPIGAIPDLALRAERAANLEGARLLGLAGDWGAAVAAAAQASLVIVLDVELSDEDAATVSRAPQLIHFTTVADARLTNAVVVAPVTTVVESQGVLVNRDRRAQRVLPARPAPGMARPAWWVAAEAWAQSAEGRSAPASADEALRALAPFASLSNAELGFTGRVVGEQAAGAVS; from the coding sequence ATGGCTGCCGAACTGCTGACGGTCACGATCGACGGGGTGCCGGTGCAGGTCGCCAAAGGCACCGCCATGATCGAGGCGGCCAAGATGGCCGGCATCATGGTGCCGCACTACTGCTACCACCCGTCGCTGCCCTCACCTGCCGTGTGCCGGATGTGCCTGGTCCAGGTCGAGAAGATGCCGAAGCTGGTGCCCGCCTGTGTCACGCCGGTGGCCGATGGCCAGGTGATTCACGTGCACTCGCCCGAGGCGATCAAGGCGCGCGAAGGGGTGCTCGAGTTCCTGCTGATCAATCACCCGCTGGACTGTCCGATCTGCGACCAGGCCGGCGAATGCGAACTGCAGGACTTCGTCTTCCAGGGCGGCCGCGCCAACAGCCGCTACGCCGAGCCCAAGCGCTACAATCCAGTTGAGGACTTCGGGCCTGACATCCTCTACGTCGCGAACCGATGCATTCTCTGCACCCGTTGCGTCCGCTTCATGGAGAGCGTGGCCGAAGAGCCCGTTCTCAATGTGTCCGAACGCGGGGATCGCGCCTTCATCGGGATCGATGAGAGTCAGCGCCTGGATCATCCGTGGGCCGGCAACGTCGTCGACCTCTGCCCGGTCGGCTCGCTGATCTCGAAAGACTTCCTGCACAAGGCGCGCGCCTGGGACCTCGACGGCACGCCATCGGTTTGCACCGGCTGCACGCAGGGATGCAACATCACCGTGGACACGCGCGACGATGTCGTCGTGCGGTTGCGTCCACGCCCGAATCTCGATGTCAACCGTCATTTCATGTGTGATACCGGGCGCGCCGACTATCGCTGGATGAATCGTGGCGACCGGGTCGAAGCACCGCTGGTGCGCGATGGCGACAAGCTGCGCGCGACCGACTGGGACAATGCGTTGCAGCGGCTGGCCGTCCTGGTCGGAGCGAGCGACGGCCCGGTGGTCCTGCTGAGCGGCGGGCGAAGCAGCTGCGAGGCGCTGGGCTGGGTCGCGAAGTTTGCCGGGCATCGTCCGCTGACTGCGGCGATGCAGGTTCCACTCGGCGAGACCGCACCGATCGGTGCGATCCCCGATCTGGCGCTCCGGGCCGAACGCGCCGCGAATCTCGAAGGGGCCAGACTCCTCGGACTCGCGGGTGACTGGGGCGCGGCCGTCGCCGCTGCCGCTCAGGCATCACTGGTGATCGTGCTAGACGTCGAACTTTCGGACGAAGATGCCGCGACCGTGTCGCGTGCGCCTCAGCTGATCCACTTCACCACCGTGGCCGACGCGCGACTGACCAACGCGGTCGTTGTCGCTCCGGTGACCACGGTCGTTGAATCGCAGGGTGTGCTCGTGAACCGCGACCGGCGGGCGCAGCGAGTGCTCCCGGCGCGACCGGCGCCCGGGATGGCCCGGCCGGCGTGGTGGGTTGCTGCCGAAGCGTGGGCCCAGTCCGCCGAAGGCCGTTCCGCGCCGGCGTCTGCCGACGAAGCGCTGCGCGCACTGGCGCCCTTCGCATCGCTCTCGAATGCGGAACTCGGATTCACCGGGCGCGTGGTCGGCGAGCAGGCCGCGGGGGCCGTCTCGTGA
- the nuoF gene encoding NADH-quinone oxidoreductase subunit NuoF, which translates to MGYPHPIHAKETPVLSTYFGDAGARTFSGWTERGGYVALKKALTMTPEQIVDEVKASGLRGRGGAGFPTGLKWSFMPKEDGKVHYLCCNADESEPGTFKDREIIRWTPHALIEGCAIGALAIRAEVAYIYIRGEYTEPCTILQRAVDEAYAAGALGANAFGSGKRLEVIVHRGAGAYICGEETALMNSLEGRRGNPRIKPPFPAVAGLFGLPTTINNVETLAAVPHILNRGAAWYAGLMLGNPKSTGTKLISVCGHVQRPGTYEITLGLPMKELIYDACGGMLLGRTLKAVIPGGSSVPIMTPEEVETCVTDYEGIAAAGSLLGSGGMIVMDDSTDIVYQIMRLARFYAHESCAQCTNCREGTGWTTRILERIVRGEGKPSDLDLLMDLAENMTGKTICVLSDSCATPVVSGIQKFRADFEAYLSGARAPVLAGV; encoded by the coding sequence ATGGGATATCCGCATCCGATTCACGCGAAGGAAACCCCGGTTCTCTCAACCTATTTCGGTGATGCCGGCGCACGCACGTTCAGTGGCTGGACCGAGCGGGGCGGATACGTCGCGCTGAAGAAGGCGCTGACGATGACACCGGAACAGATCGTCGATGAGGTGAAGGCCTCCGGCCTGCGCGGTCGTGGCGGCGCCGGCTTCCCGACCGGGCTGAAGTGGTCGTTCATGCCGAAGGAAGACGGCAAGGTCCATTACCTCTGCTGCAACGCCGACGAATCCGAGCCGGGTACCTTCAAGGACCGCGAGATCATCCGCTGGACACCGCACGCCCTCATCGAAGGGTGTGCGATCGGCGCGCTCGCGATCCGGGCCGAAGTGGCCTACATCTACATTCGCGGCGAATACACCGAGCCCTGCACGATCCTGCAGCGCGCGGTCGATGAGGCGTACGCCGCTGGTGCGCTCGGAGCGAATGCGTTCGGCTCCGGCAAGCGCCTCGAGGTGATTGTGCATCGCGGCGCCGGCGCGTACATCTGCGGCGAAGAGACGGCGCTGATGAATTCGCTCGAAGGGCGCCGCGGCAATCCCCGGATCAAGCCACCGTTCCCGGCCGTCGCCGGCCTTTTCGGACTGCCGACCACGATCAACAATGTCGAGACGCTCGCGGCGGTCCCGCACATCCTGAATCGCGGCGCGGCGTGGTACGCCGGGTTGATGCTCGGCAACCCCAAGAGCACCGGCACCAAGCTCATCTCCGTCTGCGGTCATGTGCAGCGACCCGGCACCTACGAGATCACTCTCGGCCTGCCGATGAAGGAACTGATCTACGATGCCTGCGGCGGCATGCTGCTCGGTCGCACGCTCAAGGCGGTCATCCCCGGCGGCTCCTCAGTGCCGATCATGACGCCTGAAGAAGTCGAGACCTGCGTCACGGACTACGAGGGCATTGCGGCCGCCGGATCGCTGCTCGGCTCGGGCGGGATGATCGTGATGGACGACAGTACGGATATTGTCTACCAGATCATGCGCCTCGCGCGCTTCTATGCGCACGAGAGTTGTGCCCAGTGCACGAACTGCCGCGAAGGGACCGGCTGGACGACCCGCATCCTCGAACGCATTGTCCGCGGGGAAGGGAAGCCTTCCGATCTCGACCTGCTGATGGACCTTGCCGAGAACATGACCGGCAAGACTATCTGCGTGCTGAGCGATTCGTGCGCGACGCCGGTGGTGAGCGGCATCCAGAAGTTCCGGGCCGACTTCGAGGCCTATCTCTCCGGTGCGCGTGCACCGGTGCTGGCGGGGGTCTGA
- a CDS encoding NAD(P)H-dependent oxidoreductase subunit E, with protein MSSHSAEAYAPVFVGPTLAKLEALYPKYPTKMALLLPALWMVQEERGWVSDGAIHEVAEKLELTPAYVRGVITFYTMYHTHPVGRHFIQVCTTSPCNICGAEAVAKALLEHTGCGELGATSPDGRFTVMEVECLGACGFATPMLIDDDFIEGVTVDGVPALLARYP; from the coding sequence GTGAGTTCGCACTCCGCTGAAGCATACGCACCGGTCTTTGTGGGCCCGACGCTCGCGAAGCTCGAAGCGTTGTATCCCAAGTACCCCACCAAAATGGCGTTGCTCCTGCCCGCACTCTGGATGGTGCAGGAAGAGCGCGGCTGGGTTTCCGACGGGGCGATCCATGAGGTTGCGGAGAAGCTCGAGCTCACTCCTGCCTACGTCCGTGGGGTCATCACCTTCTACACGATGTATCACACGCACCCGGTCGGTCGCCATTTCATCCAGGTCTGCACCACTTCGCCGTGCAACATCTGTGGTGCCGAGGCGGTGGCGAAGGCGCTGCTCGAGCACACTGGCTGTGGCGAGCTGGGAGCCACCTCGCCGGACGGCCGCTTCACGGTGATGGAAGTCGAATGTCTGGGTGCCTGCGGTTTCGCGACTCCGATGCTCATCGATGACGATTTCATCGAAGGCGTCACGGTTGACGGTGTACCGGCGCTCCTGGCGCGGTATCCCTGA
- the nuoD gene encoding NADH dehydrogenase (quinone) subunit D translates to MLVNIGPQHPATHGVLRLVVELEGETVKRVIPHIGYLHSGFEKLGEYRHYNQIIPLTDRTDYLAPMANNVAFALAAEALMGIEVTERCRLLRVIACEMSRIISHLVWAGTTGIDLGAFTPFLWMFEERERIYNLQESWTGARLTTSVSRVGGMMADIPEGWEAGLRDFTRTFPKVLNEVDTMFTRNAIWCGRTQGVGVMSAEDAINYSLSGPMLRASGVDYDVRKDRPYLGYDEFDFDVPIGEHGDIYDRYRVRLEEMYQSVRILDQALDRLKPGPINVSDPRVILPPKSKAMSDMEAMIFHFKQVMEGVKPPSGEVYLGVENPKGELGYYLVSDGTAKPVRWRIRPPSFLNLAALPRLCEGALLSDVIAINASVDIVMGEIDR, encoded by the coding sequence ATGCTGGTCAACATCGGCCCGCAGCACCCGGCCACGCACGGCGTGCTCCGACTGGTGGTCGAGCTCGAAGGCGAGACGGTGAAGCGGGTGATCCCGCACATCGGTTACCTGCATTCCGGCTTCGAGAAGCTCGGCGAGTACCGCCACTACAACCAGATCATTCCGCTCACCGACCGCACCGACTATCTCGCGCCGATGGCGAACAATGTCGCCTTCGCGCTTGCGGCCGAGGCCCTGATGGGCATCGAGGTCACCGAACGCTGCCGCCTGCTGCGCGTGATCGCCTGCGAGATGAGCCGGATCATTTCGCATCTGGTCTGGGCCGGCACGACGGGCATCGACCTCGGTGCCTTTACGCCGTTCCTCTGGATGTTCGAGGAGCGCGAGCGGATCTACAATCTCCAGGAATCCTGGACTGGCGCCCGCCTGACGACTTCGGTCTCGCGCGTCGGTGGCATGATGGCCGACATCCCCGAGGGATGGGAAGCGGGACTCCGTGACTTCACGCGGACCTTCCCGAAGGTGCTGAACGAAGTGGACACGATGTTCACTCGCAACGCGATCTGGTGCGGACGCACCCAGGGCGTCGGGGTGATGTCGGCCGAGGACGCGATCAATTACTCGCTGTCGGGGCCGATGCTGCGCGCCAGCGGCGTCGACTACGATGTCCGCAAGGATCGCCCGTATCTCGGCTACGACGAGTTCGATTTCGATGTGCCGATCGGTGAGCACGGCGACATCTATGATCGGTACCGCGTCCGGCTCGAGGAGATGTACCAGTCGGTGCGCATTCTCGATCAGGCCCTCGATCGCCTGAAGCCCGGCCCGATCAACGTGTCCGATCCGCGCGTCATCCTGCCGCCGAAGTCAAAGGCGATGAGCGACATGGAAGCGATGATCTTCCATTTCAAGCAGGTGATGGAAGGCGTCAAGCCGCCCTCTGGCGAGGTCTACCTCGGCGTCGAGAATCCCAAGGGCGAACTGGGCTACTACCTCGTCTCCGACGGTACTGCCAAGCCGGTTCGCTGGCGGATCCGCCCGCCCTCGTTTCTCAATCTGGCGGCGCTGCCACGGCTCTGCGAAGGCGCGCTCCTTTCAGACGTGATCGCGATCAACGCGAGCGTCGACATCGTGATGGGAGAGATCGATCGGTGA
- a CDS encoding NADH-quinone oxidoreductase subunit C has translation MTEPVTVADDAAASVAAARARFPEGVVRSHVVNGQTVLYVTRAAAHAILAYLQRDAAQRFNYLTDITCVEYRDRERELEVVYQLRSLARRVDLRVKIGLDPEGPLDVATVTDLWYGAEWLEREAWDMFGVVFAGHGDLRRILMWETYSEGHPLRKSFPLRGHWSRAEQTRQALNANPEAHYSLEELSISEAYRELPKDMQQRLAESGRGPLP, from the coding sequence GTGACCGAGCCGGTCACCGTCGCCGACGATGCCGCAGCGAGTGTGGCCGCCGCGAGGGCGCGCTTCCCGGAAGGTGTTGTCCGCAGTCACGTGGTGAATGGCCAGACGGTGCTCTACGTGACCCGAGCAGCTGCGCACGCGATCCTCGCGTACCTGCAGCGCGACGCGGCGCAGCGCTTCAATTACCTCACCGACATCACTTGCGTGGAATACCGCGATCGCGAGCGCGAGCTGGAAGTCGTCTACCAGCTCCGGTCGCTCGCACGTCGGGTCGACCTGCGCGTAAAGATCGGTCTCGATCCCGAAGGTCCGCTCGATGTCGCGACGGTGACCGATCTCTGGTACGGTGCCGAGTGGCTCGAGCGCGAGGCCTGGGACATGTTCGGGGTGGTCTTTGCCGGACACGGCGACCTGCGACGGATCCTGATGTGGGAGACCTACTCCGAGGGTCACCCGCTGCGGAAGTCCTTCCCCTTGCGCGGCCACTGGTCGCGCGCCGAACAGACCCGTCAGGCACTCAACGCCAATCCTGAGGCGCATTACTCCCTGGAAGAGCTCTCCATTTCCGAGGCGTATCGCGAACTCCCCAAGGATATGCAGCAGCGGCTTGCCGAGAGCGGCCGGGGGCCATTGCCGTGA
- the nuoB gene encoding NADH-quinone oxidoreductase subunit NuoB — protein MGLTLPPGPGEQTDPVYESVSPNWVTTRLDFLANWGRANSLWPMPFGTACCAIEFMATAASRFDIARFGMERMSFSPRQADVLICAGRLPFKLAPVIRRVWDQMPQPKWAISMGACASSGGIFDTYSMVQGIDTIIPVDVYVPGCPPRPEGLLYAILLLQKKIRGESLADPTLRVEHMIGPDGLFRRPEEIDEVSEPFGNSVQQTRSA, from the coding sequence ATGGGATTGACCCTGCCACCGGGCCCCGGCGAACAGACTGACCCCGTTTACGAGTCGGTCTCGCCCAACTGGGTGACCACCCGCCTCGATTTCCTCGCCAACTGGGGTCGCGCCAATTCGCTCTGGCCGATGCCGTTCGGCACAGCCTGCTGCGCCATCGAGTTCATGGCAACCGCCGCATCCCGCTTCGATATCGCCCGCTTCGGGATGGAGCGGATGAGCTTCTCGCCCCGCCAGGCCGACGTGCTCATCTGCGCCGGGCGATTGCCGTTCAAGCTCGCGCCCGTCATCCGGCGAGTCTGGGACCAGATGCCGCAGCCCAAGTGGGCCATCTCGATGGGTGCCTGCGCCTCCTCGGGCGGGATCTTCGATACCTACTCGATGGTGCAGGGGATCGATACCATCATCCCGGTCGATGTCTACGTGCCAGGCTGCCCGCCGCGTCCCGAAGGGCTGCTCTACGCCATTCTGCTGCTCCAGAAGAAGATCCGCGGGGAGTCGCTCGCCGATCCCACGCTCCGGGTCGAACATATGATCGGTCCGGATGGTCTCTTCCGTCGCCCGGAGGAGATCGACGAAGTCTCCGAGCCCTTCGGCAACTCGGTGCAGCAGACGAGGTCGGCGTGA
- a CDS encoding NADH-quinone oxidoreductase subunit A yields MLQPYVPIVLLFLFVVANAILIIVASGLLSSYRPTATKLAAYESGMPVIGDARERFSVKFYLVAMLFIIFDIETIFMIPWAVAFQQLRAMGGVLFLEMLTFVLILAVGYLYIWKRGALQWD; encoded by the coding sequence ATGCTTCAACCGTACGTCCCCATCGTCCTGCTGTTCCTCTTCGTCGTTGCCAACGCGATCCTCATTATCGTCGCGTCCGGGCTCCTTTCCTCGTATCGGCCGACCGCGACCAAGCTGGCGGCGTACGAGTCGGGAATGCCGGTCATTGGCGATGCCCGGGAGCGGTTTTCGGTCAAGTTCTACCTCGTGGCGATGCTGTTCATCATTTTCGACATCGAAACCATTTTCATGATTCCGTGGGCCGTCGCCTTTCAGCAGCTCCGTGCCATGGGCGGCGTCCTCTTCCTGGAAATGCTGACCTTCGTGCTGATCCTCGCCGTGGGGTATCTCTACATCTGGAAGCGAGGCGCACTGCAATGGGATTGA
- the dcd gene encoding dCTP deaminase — protein MSIKSDRWIRRMAKEHGMIEPFTDGQVRSGGISYGVSSYGYDMRVADEFRIFTNVLSAVVDPKNFDEKSFVEWKGDVCVVPPNSFALARSVEYFRIPRNVLTICVGKSTYARCGIITNVTPFEPEWEGHVTLEISNTTPLPARIYANEGICQVLFFEADDDDICETSYADKKGKYQKQRGVTLPRL, from the coding sequence ATGTCGATCAAGTCGGACCGCTGGATCCGCCGGATGGCCAAGGAACACGGGATGATCGAACCCTTCACCGACGGGCAGGTCCGCTCCGGCGGCATCTCCTACGGGGTCTCGTCCTACGGCTACGATATGCGGGTCGCCGATGAGTTCAGGATCTTCACCAACGTCCTCTCGGCCGTGGTCGATCCCAAGAACTTCGACGAGAAGAGCTTCGTGGAGTGGAAGGGGGACGTCTGTGTGGTGCCGCCGAACTCGTTCGCGCTGGCACGCTCGGTCGAGTACTTCCGGATTCCCCGGAACGTCCTGACGATCTGTGTGGGAAAGTCGACCTACGCCCGCTGCGGCATCATCACCAACGTGACGCCGTTCGAGCCGGAGTGGGAAGGCCACGTGACGCTCGAAATCAGCAACACGACCCCCCTCCCGGCCCGGATCTACGCCAATGAGGGGATCTGCCAGGTCCTCTTCTTCGAGGCCGACGACGACGACATCTGCGAAACCAGCTACGCCGACAAGAAGGGGAAGTACCAGAAGCAGCGCGGCGTGACCCTGCCCCGGCTCTAG
- a CDS encoding PilT/PilU family type 4a pilus ATPase yields MALLDTFNAILKKANELKASDVHICAGASFRIRVRGEMVAVAGLPALTPADTAAIAGEILINAKKATAQTVEAMIRDLKDVDCSYSVQGIGRFRVNICSQRGSLSAVLRSIADVLPTFESLGLPSVLSQIAMEERGLVLLTGTTGSGKSSTLAAMVAYVNSLKAGKIVTIEDPIEFLHKDVRSNVIQREIGTDTESFEAALRAALRQDPDIILVGEMRDRATIDIALKAAETGHMVFSTVHTTDAQRTIARLVSVFDPSEQAGARLRLAESLKAVISQRLLPRADGQGRVVAVEVMRNTPTIAECVADADKTSEIRDHIAEGRIQYGMQTFDQHLMELYSKQHITLEVAKGAATSPADFERNLQFQ; encoded by the coding sequence ATGGCCCTGCTCGACACGTTCAATGCGATTCTCAAGAAAGCCAATGAACTCAAGGCCTCCGACGTGCATATCTGCGCGGGCGCTTCCTTCCGGATCCGGGTTCGCGGCGAGATGGTGGCTGTCGCCGGCCTCCCCGCACTGACCCCGGCGGATACGGCAGCGATTGCCGGGGAAATCCTGATCAACGCGAAAAAGGCCACGGCGCAGACGGTCGAGGCGATGATCCGCGACCTCAAGGACGTAGACTGTTCATATTCTGTACAGGGGATCGGACGCTTCCGCGTCAACATCTGCTCCCAGCGTGGCTCCCTCTCCGCGGTACTCCGCAGCATTGCCGACGTACTCCCGACCTTTGAAAGTCTGGGTCTTCCTTCGGTACTCAGCCAGATCGCCATGGAAGAGCGTGGCCTGGTCCTGCTCACGGGCACCACCGGAAGCGGCAAGTCGTCGACGCTCGCGGCGATGGTCGCCTACGTCAACAGTCTGAAGGCCGGGAAGATCGTCACGATCGAGGACCCGATCGAGTTTCTCCACAAGGACGTCCGCAGCAATGTCATCCAGCGCGAGATCGGCACCGACACCGAGAGCTTCGAGGCGGCACTGCGTGCGGCGCTGCGTCAGGATCCTGACATCATTCTCGTCGGCGAAATGCGCGATCGGGCCACGATTGATATCGCGCTCAAGGCCGCCGAGACCGGGCACATGGTGTTCAGCACGGTGCACACGACCGATGCCCAGCGCACCATCGCGCGCCTGGTCTCCGTCTTTGATCCGAGTGAGCAGGCCGGCGCACGGCTGCGCCTGGCGGAGTCGCTGAAGGCCGTCATCTCGCAGCGGCTCTTGCCGAGGGCGGACGGGCAGGGGCGAGTGGTGGCGGTGGAGGTGATGCGAAACACGCCGACGATCGCGGAGTGTGTGGCCGACGCCGACAAGACCAGCGAGATACGCGATCACATCGCGGAAGGGCGGATCCAGTACGGCATGCAGACCTTCGACCAGCACCTGATGGAGTTGTACAGCAAGCAGCACATCACGCTCGAAGTCGCCAAGGGGGCGGCAACCTCCCCGGCCGACTTCGAGCGCAACCTGCAGTTTCAATAG